One genomic region from Colletes latitarsis isolate SP2378_abdomen chromosome 10, iyColLati1, whole genome shotgun sequence encodes:
- the LOC143346098 gene encoding uncharacterized protein LOC143346098 produces the protein MLINLLLIFVLVNITHCQAHLQNNYVLNTLLEETTNFFEKLRSDYAFKSLNKDILTEINENITKHMQNSFKQPFNRYKREILEVSNKGIDVLNEFEDFEQLNFNVVRNINFFSLQNELQTTWFIAILINFKISVYRIENHIFHSVADYTLINGKEMFVHSCVYGSALLIVQNEDGSILILRFAEAENKYDLSPIQDFEPNDITHIAIWQGMNQLYLGIASRSNILIYVWFRDYFDLVQIINHDTKKLIPFYSKGFMYLAVTGPTTLIFKYFLKSNEFAITQRLPSSQDVSSFQLIEGHFMENFLSLSIDSSIVIYKEIHDRFVPFQKISPGAFTVPIVSNKAIVLLSLHEDTILIYQYDGWRFVKLNIELSGVRQFRQITLYGKDLLLMKYTNDTWALKQPVWTKKKSNKDLQDEIRIWNINAMNMAQRIPKEIPDSENPVKILKGHVNKLLVRNINEHNSQALKDVSKQRERIISKLQEQKDIINSKLHSNNLTLVSLHAKNIRVKCKTKCKVNRLNIKGNSNPLSKLQTTKNNNRILNFEAVNVTELKNWKCPLFSLPIESIIVDKSINEISLNDLQENVLKVIGNQEVLGEHIFYSMNVTDASMRLNIASNSTKVEIHTQEIKVKELNLVKGGILLPLNGPSTTMNGSIKASKVKVKNNIRLKGKLFGDSRKSLLPLTIIPELITIKGGSILNNTRIENLRSGDLITNKASSVKDILSNVVSLRDNVSVSLIFSSEKTKWNNVILHGFQNWITADSLDSVIISGRKHILHNVGIEKSTYENVKFPDVLFFVQRIETPLCGIAIISPEIKTTTLVVNNIKLKRLKSSRVFGNLEMERLVNLWIESNTLKSQIETMNLVVGVLQSPIQFRIEVPKVIKNMVSEQNVYVSNVNNVNIIDFLANAVKLDDVISLGNITFDNGFTTNDMYTSYRPFNLTQLKENPNLHKKRISGNIETNAINLPYSTVFVESEIPSNIVIIGTAIFPIEPTMRNINKINLKELFTRIWMATDFTVFRGKNLHIINAQLKRKILLNNSLNTLNLETWKNISERILSKTKSQEITVLASLKNIETPVIIGSSTPSIKSLDSNFNDAFDNALIRHKQQEVTAKWTFDKLKVLDKLHARKKINNLNFKTDIMRYNSTRNIVTGKKTVVVLTADNLNGLNFDKWADNALMREKKSVTIKGRKNFNTVTINNMNISGTIMGHRIEEALSKSADQTLYGQKTIQGSFNTPMLVIDSLVNDVNLTDLMSRQLKKTEQSLQIIKTKIKLQNVLKIVGNLTVNVSYGKAELKNSYNAYSNVEAVEEKMRKYSKISETINVALRNRAVYINKLEVVKEMNAINASNENISLQKEQCGTKNFSRLCANERVVNIISKLNSSDFVMIKSVSLDKEEFVVWIKFDSVSIYLYNNIDDSLSHLKDLHIPNIIDAFVESMSHSLWIVLRLISQTLALHYQPWNDVQEYVLPATDVFKMSRFSNGQLLLLLSDGVWNLEGLASPQNVINIPLKEKVEALIDGPNYYVKCSSKNNITLMKARYVGN, from the exons ATGTTGATAAAtctattattaatttttgtattagtTAATATAACACACTGTCAAGCACATTTGCAAAACAATTATGTACTAAATACCTTACTTGAAGAAACAACCAATTTTTTTGAGAAATTAAGATCAGATTATG cGTTTAAAAGTTTGAACAAAGATATATTGActgaaattaatgaaaatattacaAAGCACATGCAAAATTCATTTAAACAACCGTTTAACCGTTATAAAAGAGAAATACTAGAAGTTTCCAACAAAG GTATTGACGTATTAAACGAATTTGAAGATTTTGAGCAGTTGAATTTTAATGTCGttcgaaatataaattttttctcTTTACAAAATGAGCTTCAGACAACTTGGTTCATTGCAATTTTGATCAATTTCAAAATATCTGTTTATCGGATAGAA AATCACATTTTCCATTCCGTTGCTGATTATACTCTGATCAATGGCAAGGAAATGTTTGTACATAGCTGCGTTTATGGATCAGCTCTTTTGATAGTTCAAAATGAAGATGGCTCGATCCTTATCTTACGCTTCGCAGAAGCGGAAAATAAGTATGATTTGTCCCCCATTCAAGACTTTGAACCCAACGACATAACGCATATAGCAATCTGGCAAGGAATGAACCAACTATACTTAGGCATTGCGTCGCGCTCGAACATTTTAATTTACGTTTGGTTTCGTGATTACTTTGATTTGGTGCAGATCATAAACCATGATACCAAGAAATTAATCCCTTTCTATAGCAAAGGATTTATGTATCTCGCTGTAACTGGACCTACCACATTAATTTTcaagtattttttaaaatctaaCGAGTTTGCGATAACGCAAAGATTACCATCCAGCCAAGATGTTTCGTCTTTTCAATTAATAGAAGGTCACTTTATGGAAAATTTTCTAAGTCTTTCCATAGACTCGTCTATAGTTATCTACAAAGAAATTCATGACCGTTTTGTTCCGTTTCAAAAAATTTCTCCCGGGGCATTTACTGTACCAATAGTTTCGAATAAAGCAATCGTGCTTTTATCTTTACACGAAGACACGATACTAATTTATCAGTACGATGGCTGGAGGTTTGTAAAATTAAATATAGAATTGTCCGGGGTCCGTCAATTTCGTCAAATTACTTTGTATGGAAAAGACTTGTTGTTAATGAAATATACAAATGATACATGGGCGTTAAAACAACCAGTATGGACCAAAAAGAAGTCTAATAAGGATTTGCAAGACGAAATCAGAATATGGAATATTAATGCTATGAATATGGCACAGAGAATACCGAAAGAAATACCTGATTCGGAGAATCCTGTTAAAATTTTGAAAGGCCACGTTAATAAACTTCTTGTTCGCAAT ATAAACGAGCATAACTCGCAAGCGTTAAAGGATGTATCGAAGCAGCGTGAAAGAATAATCTCAAAGCTTCAAGAACAAAAAGACATTATAAATAGTAAATTGCACTCTAACAATTTAACTCTTGTTTCTTTACACGCGAAAAATATACGTGTTAAATGCAAAACAAAATGCAAAGTCAATCGTCTGAATATTAAAGGAAATTCTAATCCTCTATCCAAGTTACAAACTACTAAAAACAATAATCGAATACTGAATTTTGAAGCCGTAAACgttacagaattaaaaaattggaAATGCCCACTGTTTAGCCTTCCCATAGAAAGCATTATTGTTGACAAATCAATTAATGAGATATCATTAAACGATTTACAGGAAAACGTTCTCAAAGTGATTGGTAATCAAGAGGTCCTTG GAGAACACATTTTCTACAGTATGAATGTGACAGATGCTTCTATGCGATTGAATATTGCCTCAAATTCGACGAAAGTAGAAATACATACGCAAGAGATCAAAGTCAAAGAATTAAATTTAGTAAAAGGTGGAATTTTATTACCGTTAAACGGCCCTTCCACAACGATGAATGGCTCGATTAAAGCATCTAAAGTAAAAGTGAAGAACAATATTCGTTTAAAAGGGAAATTATTTGGTGATTCGAGAAAATCCTTATTGCCTCTGACGATAATTCCTGAGCTCATTACCATAAAAGGTGGTTCAATCTTAAATAATACTAGAATTGAAAATTTAAGATCAGGAGATTTAATTACCAATAAGGCGAGCTCAGTCAAAGATATCTTGTCGAACGTAGTATCTTTACGCGATAATGTATCGGTATCCCTAATATTTTCTAGCGAAAAAACG AAATGGAACAATGTTATTTTACATGGTTTTCAAAATTGGATAACTGCTGATTCCCTGGATAGTGTTATCATATCAGGAAGAAAACATATTTTGCATAATGTGGGGATAGAAAAATCTACATACGAAAATGTTAAATTTCCAGA TGTTCTTTTTTTCGTTCAAAGGATTGAAACACCATTATGTGGTATTGCTATAATTTCACCTGAAATAAAGACTACCACACTAGTAGTGAACAATATTAAGTTAAAACGATTGAAGAGTTCGCGTGTTTTTGGGAATCTAG AAATGGAAAGACTTGTAAATTTATGGATTGAATCTAACACTTTGAAATCTCAAATCGAGACGATGAATTTGGTAGTTGGAGTACTTCAATCGCCTATTCAATTTCGTATAGAAGTGCCTaaagtaataaaaaatatgGTATCAGAACAAAATGTTTACGTGAGTAACGTTAATAATGTAAATATCATTGATTTTTTGGCCAATGCTGTCAAACTTGATGATGTAATATCCTTAGGAAACATAACGTTCG ACAATGGTTTCACAACAAATGATATGTACACTTCTTATCGCCCGTTCAATTTGACACAATTAAAGGAAAATCCTAATCTACATAAAAAACGGATTTCTGGAAATATAGAAACGAACGCGATAAATTTGCCATATTCTACCGTATTCGTAGAAAGTGAAATTCCATCCAACATTGTTATTATAGGTACTGCAATATTTCCAATAGAACCAACAATGCGAAATATAAACAAAATCAATTTAAAAGAATTGTTTACAAGAATTTGGATGGCGACAGATTTTACAGTTTTTCGAGGGAAAAATTTGCACATTATAAATGCACAATTGAAAAGAAAGATTCTCCTAAAT AACTCTTTGAATACGTTAAATCTTGAAACGTGGAAGAACATATCAGAACGTATTTTAAGCAAAACAAAATCACAGGAAATAACGGTTCTTGCTTCTTTAAAGAATATTGAAACACCTGTTATCATAGGTTCAAGCACTCCATCCATAAAGTCTTTAGATTCAAATTTTAACGACGCGTTTGATAATGCCTTAATAAGACATAAACAGCAAGAAGTTACGGCAAAATGGACATTCGATAAATTAAAGGTTTTAG ACAAATTGCACGCAAGGAAAAAAATTAACAACTTGAATTTTAAAACGGATATCATGAGATACAACTCAACAAGAAATATTGTAACTGGGAAGAAAACGGTGGTAGTTTTAACAGCAGACAATTTGAATGGTTTAAATTTCGATAAATGGGCTGATAATGCTTTAATGCGAGAGAAAAAGTCTGTGACCATTAAAGGGCGAAAAAATTTTAACACTGTCACGATCAACAATATGAA TATATCTGGCACTATAATGGGGCATCGCATAGAGGAAGCATTATCAAAATCGGCAGATCAAACGCTCTATGGTCAAAAAACAATTCAAGGATCTTTCAATACACCGATGCTTGTTATTGATAGTTTGGTGAACGACGTAAACTTAACCGATTTAATGAGCCGTCAATTGAAGAAAACGGAACAGTCTTtgcaaataataaaaacaaaaataaagttACAAAACGTCTTAAAAATTGTTGGAAATCTTACAGTGAATGTTTCTTATGGGAAAGCAGAGTTGAAGAACTCTTATAATGCTTATTCGAATGTAGAGGCCGTCGAagaaaaaatgagaaaatattcaaaaatatcTGAGACAATTAACGTAGCATTACGAA ATCGGGCAGTTTATATAAACAAATTGGAAGTTGTAAAAGAAATGAATGCTATCAATGCTTCTAACGAAAATATATCGCTTCAGAAAGAACAGTGCGGAACTAAAAATTTTTCCCGGCTTTGTGCTAACGAGCGCGTAGTGaatataatttctaaattaaatTCGAGTGATTTTGTAATGATAAAATCGGTTTCGTTGGATAAGGAGGAGTTTGTTGTATGGATAAAATTCGATTCAGTTTCCATATATTTATACAACAATATTGACGACAGCCTTTCTCATTTAAAAG ACTTACATATTCCAAATATAATCGACGCGTTCGTGGAGTCGATGTCACACTCACTGTGGATCGTTCTACGATTAATATCGCAAACGCTGGCGTTACATTATCAACCCTGGAACGACGTTCAAGAATATGTTTTACCAGCTACGGATGTATTTAAAATGAGTCGGTTTTCAAATGGGcagctattattattattatcggacGGTGTCTGGAACCTCGAAGGTCTTGCAAGTCCCCAAAATGTTATTAATATTCCTCTTAAAGAAAAAGTGGAGGCCCTTATAGACGGACCTAACTACTATGTGAAGTGCTCATCGAAGAACAATATAACTTTAATGAAGGCACGATACGTAGGAAATTGA
- the LOC143346756 gene encoding RWD domain-containing protein 2A, with amino-acid sequence MSTNEKTSENLMVQIYELEALESVYPKELVIADHGTLADINDFIKNPAQEHPQRLEYSIELPMNGGTIELLVSLPANYPEEKPEIYARSSSLNRTQQLLLNQALNNVVDHQEEHEPCIYMLISWLQDNGEDYIMASNVNQRKDYDIEDKRKEQAGSMIFARYWIYSHHIYSKFKRRDIIAMAMENSVTGFCLAGKPGIICMEGILEDCDYCWQKIKSMNWHKILIKLLEKEENCNIDNMRKFNGFQEISFPSSERHNNMGQLLKYLTEHKLQYAFKELFGIEGKSIELPG; translated from the exons ATGTCCACGAACGAAAAGACGAGCGAAAATTTGATGGTGCAAATTTACGAACTCGAAGCATTAGAATCTGTTTATCCAAAAGAATTGGTTATTGCCGATCATGGAACGTTGGCTGATATTAATGATTTCATTAAAAATCCTGCTCAAGAACATCCTCAGAGATTGGAATATTCGATCGAACTTCCAATGAACGGT GGAACGATCGAATTGTTGGTTAGTTTGCCAGCTAACTATCCTGAAGAAAAACCAGAGATTTATGCAAGAAGTTCGTCGTTAAATCGAACGCAACAGCTGTTGTTGAACCAAGCACTAAATAATGTTGTTGACCATCAAGAGGAACATGAGCCATGCATCTACATGCTAATATCATGGCTGCAAGACAATGGTGAAGATTACATTATGGCTTCTAATGTGAATCAGAGAAAAGATTATGACATTGAAGATAAAAGAAAGGAGCAAGCAGGATCTATGATTTTTGCTAGATATTGGATTTATAGCCATCATATATATAGCAAATTTAAGAGAAGAGACATAATCGCTATGGCAATGGAAAATTCTGTTACTGGTTTTTGTTTAGCAggaaaaccaggtattatttgcATGGAAGGCATTTTAGAAGATTGTGACTATTGCTGGCAAAAG ATCAAATCTATGAATTGGcacaaaatattgataaaattattagaaaaagaGGAAAATTGTAATATTGATAATATGCGTAAATTTAATGGTTTTCAAGAAATATCTTTTCCTTCTTCTGAACGTCATAACAATATGGGtcaattattgaaatatttaacaGAACATAAACTACAGTATGCATTTAAGGAACTGTTTGGAATCGAAGGTAAATCCATTGAATTGCCAGGTTAA
- the LOC143346099 gene encoding testis-specific serine/threonine-protein kinase 3, whose protein sequence is MSDLNQSPSEQAVLFARGYRFLKRLGEGSYAKVYLAEYKTEADRDRNNKLACKVIDTEKAPKDFVRKFLPRELEILAKLSHPHVVHVHSIFQRRTKYFIFMRFAENGDLLEFILKNGPIAEGQARVWLRQLVLGLQYLHELEIAHRDMKCENVLLTSNYNVKLADFGFARYMIDNRGKRVLSDTYCGSLSYAAPEILRGSPYNPKIADIWSLGVVLYIILNKAMPFDDTDIKRLYEQQRNRKWKFRSKITLTEHVKKLVSCLLEPIPAKRWTLNQVITSDWIAMDPRLLVLTPAEQTALDNAVEERRKMVEKFSKKDPKLFKVEEKKKIEPIRKVARPEEVTVIKNAAKVCLSIYLNCPRLGLRANFLWFSGSIVFHRQ, encoded by the exons atgtcggatttgaatcagtCGCCATCCGAACAAGCCGTTTTATTCGCACGCGGTTACAGGTTCCTGAAGAGACTGGGCGAAGGTTCTTATGCCAAG gtCTATCTCGCGGAATACAAAACAGAAGCCGACCGGGACAGGAACAACAAATTGGCCTGCAAAGTGATAGACACCGAGAAAGCACCGAAGGACTTCGTACGAAAGTTTTTGCCCCGTGAACTCGAGATCTTGGCGAAACTGAGCCACCCTCACGTTGTGCACGTGCACAGTATATTCCAAAGACGAACGAAATACTTTATATTCATGCGATTCGCCGAGAATGGTGATCTTCTTGAGTTTATCTTAAAGAATGGCCCAATCGCGGAGGGCCAGGCACGCGTATGGCTCCGACAGCTTGTACTTG GTCTTCAATATCTACACGAGTTGGAGATTGCTCACCGcgacatgaagtgtgagaacgtTCTCCTCACATCGAATTATAACGTAAAGCTTGCTGACTTTGGATTTGCCCGTTACATGATCGACAATCGTGGCAAACGCGTCCTAAGCGACACTTACTGCGGTTCGCTGTCGTACGCCgcgcccgaaattctacgcggtTCTCCATATAATCCAAAGATCGCTGACATCTGGTCGCTAGGCGTCGTATTGTATATCATACTAAATAAAGCAATGCCATTCGACGACACCGACATCAAACGTCTGTACGAGCAACAAAGGAATCGCAAATGGAAATTCCGTAGCAAAATCACTCTGACCGAGCACGTGAAGAAGTTGGTGTCGTGTCTTCTCGAACCTATCCCGGCGAAACGTTGGACGTTGAATCAGGTCATTACCAGTGATTGGATCGCTATGGATCCCCGACTTTTGGTACTCACGCCTGCCGAGCAGACTGCCCTCGACAACGCAGTGGAAGAAAGAAGGAAAATGGTGGAGAAGTTTTCTAAGAAAGATCCT AAGTTGTTCAAAGTAGAAGAGAAGAAGAAGATAGAACCGATTAGAAAAGTAGCAAGACCGGAAGAAGTCACCGTCATTAAGAACGCCGCAAAAGTTTGTCTTTCGATTTACCTAAATTGTCCGCGGCTCGGATTGCGCGCTAATTTCCTTTGGTTTTCAGGTAGCATTGTCTTCCATCGCCAATGA
- the Rps2 gene encoding ribosomal protein S2: MADAAPATRGGFRGGFGSRGGGGDRGGSRGRGRGGRGRGRGRGRGKEDSKEWIPVTKLGRLVRDGKIESLEHIYLFSLPIKEYDIIDKFLGPELKDEVLKIMPVQKQTRAGQRTRFKAFVAIGDYKGHIGLGVKCSKEVATAIRGAIILAKLSVVPVRRGYWGNKIGFPHTVPCKVTGKCGSVQVRLIPAPRGTGIVSAPVPKKLLQMAGIEDCYTSARGSTCTLGNFAKATYAAIAKTYAYLTPDLWHDQALRKAPYQEFADFLSKNHRVMGGQRPAETA; this comes from the exons ATGGCGGACGCTGCTCCAGCCACGCGTGGAGGATTCCGTGGAGGATTTGGCTCTCGAGGCGGTGGTGGAGATCGTGGAGGATCACGAGGTAGAGGCCGTGGTGGCAGAGGAAGAGGTCGTGGGCGTGGACGTGGTAAAGAAGATAGTAAAGAATGGATTCCAGTTACTAAACTTGGCCGTTTGGTCAGGGATGGGAAGATCGAATCTCTGGAGCACATTTACCTCTTCTCTTTACCTATCAAAGAATATGATATTATTGACAAATTCCTTGGACCTGAATTGAAAGACGAAGTTTTAAAAATTATGCCTGTACAGAAGCAGACTAGGGCCGGTCAACGTACACGCTTCAAG GCTTTTGTTGCGATTGGCGACTACAAAGGTCACATTGGTCTGGGCGTAAAATGTTCCAAAGAAGTAGCCACTGCTATTCGTGGTGCTATTATTTTGGCAAAACTTTCAGTCGTGCCCGTGCGTCGTGGTTACTGGGGAAATAAGATCGGTTTTCCTCATACGGTACCCTGTAAAGTTACTGGTAAATGTGGATCGGTTCAAGTACGTTTAATACCCGCACCGAGAGGTACGGGCATTGTCTCTGCGCCTGTACCTAAGAAACTACTACAAATGGCCGGTATCGAGGATTGCTACACATCGGCAAGAGGATCTACGTGTACACTTGGCAATTTCGCTAAAGCTACTTACGCGGCTATTGCTAAGACTTACGCGTACCTGACACCAGATCTCTGGCACGATCAGGCACTGCGAAAGGCACCTTATCAAGAGTTTGCAGACTTTTTGTCTAAGAACCACAGAGTAATGGGAGGACAGAGACCCGCTGAGACTGCTTAA
- the L(2)37cg gene encoding RNA polymerases I and III subunit AC2 l(2)37Cg — translation MGRLAEVAGEQSSDQNKTFVFMDEGYTLGNSLVSVILQNPDVEFCACFVNHPAEGNIYLRIQAKKGKAVDILRKGLKDFEKICDHTLDTFNNAYDQFKNSKDKFVDNV, via the exons atgggcCGACTAGCAGAG GTAGCCGGTGAGCAATCATCTGATCAAAACAAAACTTTCGTATTCATGGACGAAGGTTATACTTTAGGAAACTCCTTAGTGTCCGTAATCTTGCAAAA CCCTGATGTGGAATTTTGTGCTTGTTTTGTCAATCATCCAGCAGAGGGAAACATATACTTGAGGATTCAAGCAAAGAAAGGAAAAGCAGTAGACATATTAAGAAAAGGATTGAAAGATTTCGAAAAGATCTGTGATCATACCTTGGATACATTTAATAATGCTTACGATCAATTTAAAAACTCTAAAGACAAATTTGTAGACAACgtataa
- the Crif gene encoding growth arrest and DNA damage-inducible proteins-interacting protein CRIF, translating to MFLKTLFANPRLTINFESCTSRCFASKAQDIIQSAESEPVYIDRDEQKSKNLYIESRRNKSRLNPQHRNILFDQKPYEKSITWFHDTLKYKRGILGKYGMKALGIPAGIAWPTHEELEDMKEYERVAFPLTLQERWQKIKEKHKEEEEAIMTRQNEIEAKMLKMNDIILEVEEKIAKKKLEAEEAKMKKERRVQEIRRQLIAAGHVTSDKIAEMMTKLEKEDKKKRKEAKKQRMLDRQQKLLAKNMPIETDTEVKKNEDPEDRKGSQTVEEPTK from the exons ATGTTTTTAAAAACGTTATTTGCTAATCCTCGGCTAACAATAAATTTTGAAAGCTGTACTAGTAGATGTTTTGCATCTAAAGCACAAGATATTATTCAGTCTGCTGAAAGTGAACCAGTTTATATAGATAGAGATGAACAAAAATCCAAAAACCTTTATATTGAAAGTCGAAGGAACAAGTCCAGACTTAACCCTCAACATAGAAATATATTATTTGATCAAAAACCTTATGAGAAGTCTATAACTTGGTTTCACGATACATTGAAATACAAAAGAGGAATATTAGGAAAATATGGTATGAAGGCATTAGGGATACCTGCAGGAATTGCATGGCCTACACACGAGGAATTAGAAGATATGAAGGAATACGAAAGAGTTGCATTTCCATTGACTCTTCAAGAAAGATGGCAAAAGATCAAAGAGAAACACAAGGAAGAAGAAGAGGCTATAATGACTAG GCAAAATGAGATTGAAGCTAAAATGTTAAAAATGAATGATATAATATTGGAGGTAGAAGAAAAAATTGCTAAAAAGAAACTAGAAGCAGAAGAAGCTAAGATGAAGAAAGAACGTCGAGTACAAGAAATTAGACGTCAGTTAATAGCTGCAGGTCATGTAACCAGCGATAAAATCGCGGAGATGATGACTAAACTGGAGAAAGAggataaaaagaaacgaaaagaaGCTAAGAAACAACGAATGCTCGACAGGCAACAGAAACTCTTAGCAAAGAACATGCCTATAGAAACAGATACTgaagtaaaaaaaaatgaagatcCAGAAGATAGGAAAGGATCACAAACGGTTGAAGAACCTACAAAGTAA